TTGCCAAATGCTTTACAGAATAAGTAATCACAGACGATTTCTCCATTTTCATCTTTATAATTTCGGTGCGTTGCAACACAAAACGTTGCAATTTTTCTATCCTCCTTTTCAAATATTTGTGCGTCTTTCGTCAGTCTCCCGACAATTACGATTTTATTTAGCATGTAGTGTGTGATTCACCTCCTATGCCTATATCTTAATTACTAGCTTAAAAATGGTCAAAATGGCAAATTTTATATAATTAATAGCTATAGCATCTCGTTATTTGTTATATTTAAAGAAATTAGTCATGAAATGACCTTAAATCTTCTAAATAATTCAAAAATCATAAATATTAAACTAATGGGATGTGGGAATATGAAAACTTTTAAAGCAGTAAGGTTTCAAATTGTGAATGAACACGGCAGAATTATAGAATATGAATTAGAAGATGGCGTAATAATTAATAAAGAGGAAAGTGGCACGGGTTGGTTGCTTGAAATTGTCATTTCTAATGAGCATTATGAAACATTTAAGGAATATCAAGACAATGAACAGTTATTGGATATTCGTGTCGTCATCACGCGTCCAGCCAATGATCCAGCTTTATTTGAATCTACTGTGAAAAGTATTAAAAATTTTAAAACAACAATGTCTATCGTATTTGAATGTCATATTTACACTTTACGTCAACAGTATGCTGAAAGTTTATTAGAACAACTTATTGATGATGGATTATCTGGTGAAGAATTAAAAAAATCATTTAATCGAATGATGCAGTCTAAACCAAAGTTAAAGGATGAAAAATTAGAAGAGTAAAATAAAAAACATTCAAAGATTATGCCAACACATTAAATCTTTGAATGTTTTTTTTGTTTTATTTTACATCTTGAATTGCAAATGTAAGTTCACAACTACAAGCAAGTTGACCATCGACAGTAGCTTTAGCATTACCTTTACCTATTGGTCCTTTAATTTTAGTGATTTCTACTTCCAACGTTAAAGTATCACCAGGTACTACTTGACGTTTAAAACGACATTTATCAATACCAGCAAATAAAGCGATTTTACCTTTATTTTCTTCACTATTTAAAATAGCTACCGCACCTGTTTGAGCTAACGCTTCAGTAATTAATACGCCTGGCATTACCGCATACTCAGGAAAATGCCCTTGAAAGAATGGTTCGTTTCCTGATACTTGTTTAATAGCCACACAACGTTGACCTTCTTCATATTCAACTACTTTATCAATTAATAAAAATGGCTGTCTGTGAGGTATAATTTGTTTAATTTGGTTATAATCAAAAATTGTTTCCATGGTTGAAATCCTCCATTATATTAATTTACTGAATTAATCGTTAATACGTTCAATGTCTGCACCTAATTGCTTCAATTTACCGTGTAAGTCAACATAGCCTCTATCTAGGTGCGTTAATTCAGTAACGCTTGTTTTACCATCAGCAACTAATCCAGCTAAAATTAAGGCGGCTGCTGCTCTTAAATCAGTCGCTTTAACTTGTGCACCTTGCAATTGACTTTTACCTTCAAGTTTAGCACTACGACCTTCTACATTGATATTAGCATTCATACGTTTGAACTCTGCAACATGCATAAAACGGTTTTCAAAAACAGTTTCGGTTACGACTTTATGACCATTTGCCGTTAATAACAATGCCATCATTTGTGATTGCATATCAGTCGGGAATCCAGGATGTGGTAGAGTTTTGATGTCTACAGGTTGTAATTCCCCTTCAGCACGTACACGAATACCATCTTCTTGATAGTCCAATTCAACGCCCATTTCTTCTAGTTTATAGACTAAACTCGCCATATGTTCTTTGATTGCACCACGTACAAAAATATCACCACGCGTTATAGCACCAGCGATTAGTAATGTGCCTGCTTCAATTCTATCTGGAATGATAGCATGTTCTACACCATGTAATGATTCTACACCATTGATTGTAATTGTGTCTGTACCAGCACCAGTAATTCTACCACCCATTTCATTAATGTAGTTTGCTAAATCGACAATTTCAGGTTCTTTAGCTGCATTTTCAATTAAAGTCTTACCCTTAGCTAATGATGCTGCCATAATAATATTTTGTGTTGCTCCTACACTTGGAAAATCTAAATGAATTGATGTACCTTTTAATCCATCTTTAGCATTAGCATAAATATTACCATTTTCAAGATGAATTTCTGCGCCTAAAGCTTCAAAACCTTTAATGTGTTGCTCAATCGGTCTACTTCCAATTGCACAACCACCAGGCAATGCAACAATAGCATGTCCTAGTCTTGCTAAAAGAGGTCCCATAACTAAAATACTTGCACGCATTTTACTAACATATTCATATGGTGCCTCTTCAT
The genomic region above belongs to Staphylococcus aureus and contains:
- a CDS encoding YwpF-like family protein, encoding MKTFKAVRFQIVNEHGRIIEYELEDGVIINKEESGTGWLLEIVISNEHYETFKEYQDNEQLLDIRVVITRPANDPALFESTVKSIKNFKTTMSIVFECHIYTLRQQYAESLLEQLIDDGLSGEELKKSFNRMMQSKPKLKDEKLEE
- the fabZ gene encoding 3-hydroxyacyl-ACP dehydratase FabZ encodes the protein METIFDYNQIKQIIPHRQPFLLIDKVVEYEEGQRCVAIKQVSGNEPFFQGHFPEYAVMPGVLITEALAQTGAVAILNSEENKGKIALFAGIDKCRFKRQVVPGDTLTLEVEITKIKGPIGKGNAKATVDGQLACSCELTFAIQDVK
- the murA gene encoding UDP-N-acetylglucosamine 1-carboxyvinyltransferase, with product MDKIVIKGGNKLTGEVKVEGAKNAVLPILTASLLASDKPSKLVNVPALSDVETINNVLTTLNADVTYKKDENAVVVDATKTLNEEAPYEYVSKMRASILVMGPLLARLGHAIVALPGGCAIGSRPIEQHIKGFEALGAEIHLENGNIYANAKDGLKGTSIHLDFPSVGATQNIIMAASLAKGKTLIENAAKEPEIVDLANYINEMGGRITGAGTDTITINGVESLHGVEHAIIPDRIEAGTLLIAGAITRGDIFVRGAIKEHMASLVYKLEEMGVELDYQEDGIRVRAEGELQPVDIKTLPHPGFPTDMQSQMMALLLTANGHKVVTETVFENRFMHVAEFKRMNANINVEGRSAKLEGKSQLQGAQVKATDLRAAAALILAGLVADGKTSVTELTHLDRGYVDLHGKLKQLGADIERIND